In a genomic window of Phyllostomus discolor isolate MPI-MPIP mPhyDis1 chromosome 5, mPhyDis1.pri.v3, whole genome shotgun sequence:
- the TSSK3 gene encoding testis-specific serine/threonine-protein kinase 3: MEDFLLSNGYQLGKTIGEGTYSKVKEAFSKKHQRKVAIKIIDKMGGPEEFIQRFLPRELQIVRTLDHKNIIQVYEMLESADGKIYLVMELAEGGDVFDCVLNGGPLPESQAKALFRQMVEAIRYCHGCGVAHRDLKCENALLQGFNLKLTDFGFAKVLPKSRRELSQTFCGSTAYAAPEVLQGIPHDSKKGDVWSMGVVLYVMLCASLPFDDTDIPKMLWQQQKGVSFPTHLGISAECQDLLKQLLEPDMVLRPSIEEISWHPWLASTS; encoded by the exons ATGGAGGACTTTCTGCTCTCCAATGGGTACCAGCTGGGCAAGACCATTGGGGAAGGGACCTACTCAAAAGTCAAAGAAGCATTTTCCAAAAAACACCAAAGAAAGGTGGCAATTAAAATTATAGACAAGATGGGAGGGCCAGAAG AATTTATCCAGAGATTCCTACCTCGGGAGCTCCAGATTGTCCGCACCCTGGACCACAAGAACATCATCCAGGTGTACGAGATGCTGGAGTCTGCCGATGGTAAAATCTACCTGGTGATGGAGCTGGCTGAGGGGGGGGATGTCTTTGACTGCGTGCTGAATGGGGGGCCGCTGCCCGAGAGCCAGGCAAAGGCCCTCTTCCGTCAGATGGTTGAGGCCATCCGCTACTGCCACGGCTGTGGTGTGGCCCATCGGGACCTCAAGTGTGAGAACGCCTTGTTGCAGGGCTTCAACCTGAAGCTGACTGACTTTGGCTTCGCCAAGGTGTTGCCCAAGTCACGCCGGGAGCTGAGCCAGACCTTCTGCGGCAGCACAGCCTATGCCGCCCCCGAGGTGCTGCAGGGCATTCCTCACGATAGCAAGAAGGGTGATGTCTGGAGCATGGGCGTTGTCCTCTACGTCATGCTCTGTGCCAGCCTCCCCTTCGACGACACAGACATTCCCAAGATGCTGTGGCAGCAGCAGAAGGGGGTGTCCTTCCCCACTCATCTGGGCATCTCGGCTGAATGCCAGGACTTGCTCAAACAGCTCCTGGAACCAGACATGGTCCTCCGGCCTTCAATCGAAGAAATTAGTTGGCATCCGTGGCTAGCAAGCACTTCATAA
- the FAM229A gene encoding protein FAM229A, producing MQPSPSTPGLTRAADTCPAALGPERPPAARAQAAASSLGPASASSRATRGLDMSAQEPPQGRRFPIEAGDSPGLAATPESQDGPEPVATEHNPVRPLRRCPGCHCLTLLHVPIDVYLAMGGSPRARAT from the exons ATGCAGCCCTCCCCCTCGACGCCCGGGCTCACACGCGCCGCAGACACCTGCCCGGCTGCGCTTGGACCGGAGCGTCCTCCCGCGGCCAGGGCTCAGGCAGCTGCTTCCAGCCTGGGACCGGCCTCGGCCTCCAGCAG AGCGACCCGGGGCCTGGACATGAGTGCCCAGGAGCCCCCTCAGGGTCGGAGATTCCCCATTGAGGCCGGAGACTCCCCTGGCCTTGCCGCCACCCCCGAGTCCCAGGACGGCCCAGAGCCGGTAGCTACGGAGCACAACCCGGTCAG GCCGCTTCGACGCTGCCCGGGCTGCCACTGCCTGACGCTGCTGCACGTGCCCATCGACGTCTACCTGGCTATGGGCGGGAGCCCCCGGGCCCGCGCCACCTGA